The DNA segment CCCTCTGGAAAAACTGCGATGACCTTGCCGTCCTTTTGCAGCTGCTGCGCCTGGCGAAAGGAGCGCATGTTGATGCGCGTCATCAAGTCGGCCATTGCCGGGTTGTCCTGCATGTCCTTCTTGGAGCAGACCAGCAGCGAATCAATCATGTACAGGCCAAGGCGCGTAAAGTCCGGCTCAAAGGCCAGTCGACCGGCAATGAAGACCAACGAATCGGCCAGACGCCGCGCCTCGCTGCCTTCGCGATAAAGCAGATTGTAGATGGCCGCGGTGTCAAAATGGCTCAAGTGGTTGGCAATCAGGACCATCGGGAACTTGCCCAGCAGCGGCACAATTTGCGAGAGGTTCTCTTTGCCCTCGACGGTGAAGTTGCGCATCAAGGGATCGAAGAATTGCACCATAAAGTCGCGGATCGGCGGCGACTTCATGGTGTAAACGCCGACCTTTTCCAGCGCGCCGTCTTCCCGGAAGCTGTCCATAACCTTCGGCATTGGCGTTTCCGAGGAGAGTTTCAGGAATTTGACCAGCAACTCTTTGGCTTTCAGTTCTTCGAGGCCGCCTTTTACAAATCCTTCAATGTTCTGGAAAAACTCGCGCTGCCAGGGGGCCGCGAATCCGCCATCTTTGTTCTGTTCTTGTTCGCTCATCCGACGTTTGGTCGCGTTCCAGGGTTGAGCCGGCAATCGTTTTCCAGGCCCAGGGTTTTCAGCTTGACCCGACCCGAGGCGGGTCAGGTCAATCGGGTGCGGGGCGCGTCCTGGTCCATTTGCCGGGTGCGCCGCACAAGGGGATCATCTGGCGCGCAAGGCGAGCAATCAGTCAGCCGGCAAGGGAGCCGCGGGCCAAAACGGCAAGGGCCGCGGAGTCCCGCTGCGCCCTGACCCGCTGGATGCCGGCGAATTTGCCGAGCACCTGCGCGAGGGGCCGCGTCCCCGGCATCGCCTGGACTGGAAGGACAACTGGCGCAAAACCTACGCCGAGTTGCGCGAGCGGCTGGCCGAGATTCTGGCGCGCATCCACAAGCGCGGCCGCGAGCGCTTGACGATCATGGTCATCCCGCATACAGAGCAGAAGATCCTGAATCTGCACGTTTCGATCTACGCCATCTCCATTACGATTGCTGTGGCGACGCTGGGTCTGCTCCTTTCGATGATCAGTCTGGTCGGGAAGAGCGGCGAGGACATTCAGTACTACGATATGGGTCTCACCAACTCGCAGTTCAATCTGCAGAGCGTCAAGATGGCGGAGGAGATGCTGCCGCTGCATGAAATCATCAATGACTATGCTAACACCATTGGCGAATTGTATGTGAAGCTGGATGGACAGGACACTGCGCAGAGCGGCGAGGGCGGCGCGGCGCAGGCCGTGATCGATACGGAGATTGCCGATCTGCGCAGGCTGGTGGCGGAATGCCGCAGCCAGGGCGAGGCCTGCAGCCAGGAACTGACCGAGGAAATCCTGCGGCGAGTGATCTTTCTGTCCCGTCAGGATAACCACAATCTGCGTCGCGCGGTGGAGGTTTCAGAGAAGATCCTTGCCGAACTGAATACTCGCGAAAAGCAAAATCTGCTGCGCAACACGCCAGGCATCTGGCCGGTCCACGGTTACTTGATGACTCCCTACGGATTGCAGACCGATCAATTGGAGGGCCGTCAGCGCTTCCAGCGCGGCATTGCCATCGGCGCGTTGCCGGGGGCCGAGGTGGTGGCAACCGCGCCCGGCGAGGTGCTGGACGTGTCCTATGATGCCTCCTACGGACTGCAGATTCGAATCAATCATCGCTATGGCATTAAGACTTTCTACGCTCATCTCGATCGGACGCGGGTTAAGAAAGGGGAGACGGTCAGTCGCGGGCAGGTCATTGGCTATGTGGGCAAGACCGGCGCTGCGCCCGTATATATGTTGTATTACGAAGTCCATGTGGGAACTGTGGCCTACAATCCGCACGCCTTCCTGAATCACCTGCAAGACCAATGGCTGATACAACCGAGAACCTGATCGTCAACAGCCTGATTGGCGAGGGCTCCGAATTCCGCGGCGAGTTCAAGGTCAAGGACCTGATTCGCATCGACGGCTATTTCAAAGGCAATATCATCACCGAAGGCAAGGTGCTGGTCGGTCGCGCTGGCTTGGTCGAAACGGATCTGCGCGCCGGCGTGGTCGTCGTCGGCGGAGAGGTGCGCGGCTCGATTCATGCCGATCGTCGCGTGACCTTGCTTTCCACCAGCAAGGTCTACGGCGATATTGTGACGCGCAGCCTGGTGGTAGAAGAGGGCGTGGTCTTCGAGGGTCGCTGTACGATCAATCGCGGCCCACAGCTGGTCCAGGCGAAAGCCAGTTAAGAGCGTTCAATACAGCCCGCTGCTCTTGTACATCTTGATGATGCGCCATCCGCCCGGCGTCGTACTCGCATCCGCGCCGGCCACATAGAGAAAGCTGCCGTCGGCTACGGCGGCGGTCGCTTCGTCGTTGCCCGGACTGAGGTCGATGCGCAGCACGCCGGCGTTGCCAAATTCGGCAATCGCTGCGCCGCTGCTGGAATCAAAGCGCTCAATATGAAAGGCGCGATCGACGGCGACGACCTCGTCGCTGCCAATCAGATAGAGGTTGGCCCCATCCAGAACCAGGGCGCCAAGATTGTCCGCCCCGCTGCTGTAATCGACATCGACTGTCCCTGCGCTGCCAAAAGCGGCCACGCTTGCGCCGCTGTTGATATCATAGCGATCAAGACGGTAATGCGTGGTAGGCGAGCTGGCCAGCCCGGCTACATAAATCGAATCGCTGCTTATTTTCACGGCGTAGATTTCATCGCGCATGGGATTGGGCGCGCCGTTCACCTGTCCGCCTGCGCCAAATGTAGCATTCAGGGCGCCGGTCGCCCGATCGCGTTTTTCAGTACGCCAGTCAACAGTTGCCGCGCGGTAGGCGCCGGCAAAATACAGACTGGAAGCATCGGCGGCGGCTGCCCAGCAGCGCGATTGTGTTCCGTTGCCGGCCGCCTGGGTGAGTACGCCGCCCGCGCCAAAGGCGACATCCAGCGCGCCGCTACTGAGCGCTCTTCTTTCCATGCGCCACTGTTGACCGGACCCGCCAGTGGACGACGACCCACAGATATTCATGACTGAGCCGTTGGTCAAGATGGCATCAAGGTTGTCGAATTGACCGGCCACCGGATCGAAGCTGATCACCCCGCCCGTCCCAAAGCTGGCGTCCAGAGCGCCGCTGATGGCGTTGCGCTTTTCAATACGCCATTGTGGCGAGCCGGGCGCCACGTCCACTCCAACCAGATAAAGGAAGCCATTGTCGTAAGCCATGTCGTTGAGATCATCATTGCCGCCGCCGCCCGGATCAAACTCAATGACGCCGCCATTGCCAAAGGCGCTGACCAGTTCTCCTGTAAATCTATTGCGTCTGGATATCCGCCAGTTGCGATTGCCGCCGCTGGGGTCGGAGTTGCCGGCAATATAGATGGAGTCGCTGGATAAAGCCAC comes from the Leptospirales bacterium genome and includes:
- a CDS encoding 1-acyl-sn-glycerol-3-phosphate acyltransferase: MSEQEQNKDGGFAAPWQREFFQNIEGFVKGGLEELKAKELLVKFLKLSSETPMPKVMDSFREDGALEKVGVYTMKSPPIRDFMVQFFDPLMRNFTVEGKENLSQIVPLLGKFPMVLIANHLSHFDTAAIYNLLYREGSEARRLADSLVFIAGRLAFEPDFTRLGLYMIDSLLVCSKKDMQDNPAMADLMTRINMRSFRQAQQLQKDGKVIAVFPEG
- a CDS encoding polymer-forming cytoskeletal protein, translating into MADTTENLIVNSLIGEGSEFRGEFKVKDLIRIDGYFKGNIITEGKVLVGRAGLVETDLRAGVVVVGGEVRGSIHADRRVTLLSTSKVYGDIVTRSLVVEEGVVFEGRCTINRGPQLVQAKAS
- a CDS encoding M23 family metallopeptidase — encoded protein: MRERLAEILARIHKRGRERLTIMVIPHTEQKILNLHVSIYAISITIAVATLGLLLSMISLVGKSGEDIQYYDMGLTNSQFNLQSVKMAEEMLPLHEIINDYANTIGELYVKLDGQDTAQSGEGGAAQAVIDTEIADLRRLVAECRSQGEACSQELTEEILRRVIFLSRQDNHNLRRAVEVSEKILAELNTREKQNLLRNTPGIWPVHGYLMTPYGLQTDQLEGRQRFQRGIAIGALPGAEVVATAPGEVLDVSYDASYGLQIRINHRYGIKTFYAHLDRTRVKKGETVSRGQVIGYVGKTGAAPVYMLYYEVHVGTVAYNPHAFLNHLQDQWLIQPRT